In a single window of the Drosophila albomicans strain 15112-1751.03 chromosome 3, ASM965048v2, whole genome shotgun sequence genome:
- the LOC117569530 gene encoding uncharacterized protein LOC117569530 — MGCSSSKSTTALDDNKAATGRTPAKATTTATATEKKDNKMAEYPASEAFTIPLDDTTSAPDQLNDTLRQPPKRLQQLMQQAAEAEPLTLLELEDKQQKAEQRRQELMQQKIETIQKNTQALMRAHGELSDGEEEQQDTLK; from the exons ATGGGCTGTTCCAGTTCCAAGTCCACGACAGCACTCGACGATAATAAAGCGGCAACGGGAAGAACAccagcaaaagcaacgacaacggcaacggcaactgaaAAAAAGGATAACAAAATGGCAGAATACC CGGCCTCAGAGGCATTCACCATTCCCCTCGATGACACAACCAGTGCCCCCGACCAATTAAATGACACACTTCGCCAGCCGCCCAAGCGGCTGCAGCAACTCATGCAACAGGCCGCTGAGGCAGAGCCGCTCACCCTTCTGGAACTGGAGGACAAACAGCAGAAAGCCGAACAGCGACGCCAGGAGTTGATGCAACAGAAAATCGAGACCATACAAAAGAACACACAAGCTCTGATGCGTGCACACGGCGAATTATCTGATGGGGAGGAAGAACAGCAGGATACGCTGAAATAG
- the LOC117570881 gene encoding muscarinic acetylcholine receptor DM1 isoform X1 gives MEPVMSLALAAHGPPSILEPLFKTVTTSTTTTTTTTAAPTSSSSSSPTLSPTTGSTLLTAILENLTSTAASGLYDPYGNQTNSTLGFETKGPRYSLASMVVMGFVAAILSTLTVAGNVMVMISFKIDKQLQTISNYFLFSLAIADFAIGAISMPLFAVTTILGYWPLGPHVCDTWLALDYLASNASVLNLLIISFDRYFSVTRPLTYRAKRTTNKAAVMIGAAWGISLLLWPPWIYSWPYIEGKRTVPKDECYIQFIETNHYITFGTAIAAFYFPVTIMCFLYFRIWRETKKRQKDLPNLQAGKKDSSKRSNSSDENTVVNHTAGGLLAFAQLGGNDHDTWRRPRSESSADAESVYMTNMVIDSGYHGMHSRKSSIKSTNTIKKSYSCLGSVKEWCIAWWHSGREDSDDFAYEPEEPSDLGYATPVTIETPLQSSVSRCTSMNVMRDNYSMGGSVSGVRPPSIMLADVSPTPMRPPLNSISQMQEMNAVGNGSGVGGGGGGNGNGNVNANANGIGNVHSNLNSNVNGNVNINISINGSNNVNPAVGGNSSNINMNNGGATAVGCNNPNLSSLRDSRTLPVDNRIASRSVSQDSVYTILIRLPPDGTSGSHSSNTAQGGGGVGNVASHADCAPSIKMIHEDVSSVGVAGSGVGGVGGGGMVTTAPPPTRRPLPSRDSEFSLPLGRRMSHAPQDVRLLNAKVIPKQLGKAGAQHALLNARNAAKKKKKSQEKRQESKAAKTLSAILLSFIITWTPYNILVLIKPLTTCSDCIPTELWDFFYALCYINSTINPMCYALCNASFRRTYIRILTCKWHTRNREGMVRGVYN, from the exons ATGGAGCCCGTTATGAGCTTGGCATTGGCTGCCCATGGCCCGCCCAGCATACTGGAGCCGTTGTTTAAAACCGTCACTACGagcacaaccacaacaacgaccACCACAGCTGCAccgacgagcagcagcagcagcagccccaCATTGAGCCCCACCACTGGCAGTACGCTGCTGACGGCAATCCTAGAGAATCTGACGTCGACAGCGGCCAGCGGTCTTTATGATCCGTATGGCAATCAGACGAACAGCACGCTGGGATTTGAGACGAAGGGGCCGAGGTACTCGCTGGCCTCGATGGTGGTAATGGGTTTCGTAGCGGCGATTCTGAGCACGTTGACAGTTGCTGGCAATGTTATGGTGATGATCTCGTTCAAGATCGACAAGCAGCTACAGACGATAAGCAATTACTTCCTCTTCTCGCTGGCCATAGCGGACTTTGCGATTGGCGCCATTTCGATGCCGCTCTTTGCGGTGACCACAATACTGGGCTATTGGCCACTGGGGCCGCATGTCTGCGACACTTGGCTGGCCCTCGACTATTTGGCTTCGAATGCCTCCGTGTTGAACCTGTTGATAATCAGTTTCGATCGATACTTTAGTGTCACACGGCCGCTGACCTATCGCGCCAAGCGCACGACCAACAAAGCGGCTGTGATGATTGGTGCCGCATGGGGCATCAGTTTGTTGCTGTGGCCGCCCTGGATCTACAGTTGGCCCTACATTGAGGGCAAGCGTACGGTGCCGAAGGACGAGTGTTACATTCAGTTCATTGAGACAAATCATTATATTACATTTGGCACTGCGATTGCCGCATTCTATTTTCCTGTGACGATCATGTGCTTTCTCTACTTTCGCATTTGGCGCGAGACGAAGAAGCGGCAAAAGGATTTGCCCAATCTGCAGGCGGGCAAAAAGGATTCAAGCAAACGTTCCAACAGCAG tGATGAGAACACAGTGGTCAATCACACTGCTGGTGGCTTGCTAGCCTTTGCCCAGCTGGGAGGTAATGATCACGATACCTGGCGGCGTCCACGCTCCGAGAGCTCGGCGGATGCGGAAAGCGTTTACATGACCAACATGGTCATCGATTCGGGCTATCATGGCATGCATTCCCGCAAGTCAAGC ATCAAGAGCACGAACACAATCAAAAAGTCATACTCATGTCTTGGCAGTGTGAAGGAGTGGTGTATTGCGTGGTGGCATTCGGGACGCGAGGACTCCGATGACTTTGCCTACGAGCCGGAGGAGCCATCTGATTTAGGGTATGCAACACCAGTAACAATTGAAACTCCTTTACAAAGCTCCGTCTCCAG ATGCACCTCGATGAACGTTATGCGGGATAACTACTCGATGGGCGGCAGTGTCAGTGGAGTGAGGCCACCGAGCATAATGCTGGCGGATGTGTCGCCGACACCGATGCGTCCGCCACTCAATTCCATTTCGCAAATGCAGGAGATGAATGCGGTCGGCAATGGCAGCGGTGTTGggggcggtggcggtggcaacggGAACGGGAACGTCAACGCCAATGCCAATGGGATAGGCAATGTGCACAGCAACCTGAACAGCAACGTCAATGGCAACGTCAACATTAATATCAGCatcaatggcagcaacaatgtCAATCCCGCTGTCGGcggcaatagcagcaacatcaacatgaaCAACGGAGGCGCCACCGCGGTGGGCTGCAACAATCCCAATCTGAGCTCGTTGCGCGACTCGCGTACGCTGCCCGTGGACAACCGCATCGCTTCGCGCTCCGTCAGCCAGGACTCTGTCTATACAATACTCATTAGACTGCCGCCAGATGGAACCAGTGGCtcccacagcagcaacacggCTCAAGGTGGCGGCGGAGTTGGGAATGTCGCCAGCCACGCGGACTGCGCGCCATCCATCAAGATGATACACGAGGATGTCTCgagtgtgggcgtggctggcaGCGGTGTCGGTGGCGTGGGGGGCGGTGGCATGGTTACAACAGCGCCACCGCCAACGAGGCGACCTTTGCCCTCCCGCGACTCGGAATTCAGTTTACCACTGGGAAGGCGAATGTCGCATGCACCGCAGGATGTGCGACTGCTCAACGCCAAGGTTATACCCAAGCAGTTGGGCAAGGCGGGTGCGCAGCATGCGTTGCTGAATGCTCGGAATGcagcgaagaagaagaaaaagtcgCAGGAAAAGCGCCAGGAATCGAAAGCGGCCAAAACACTGTCGGCCATTCTGCTGAGCTTCATCATCACGTGGACGCCGTACAACATTCTGGTGCTGATCAAACCGTTGACCACCTGCTCGGACTGCATTCCCACCGAGCTGTGGGACTTCTTCTACGCCCTGTGCTACATCAACTCGACCATCAATCCCATGTGCTATGCCCTGTGCAACGCCTCGTTTCGTCGCACCTACATTCGTATTCTCACCTGCAAGTGGCACACTCGCAATCGCGAGGGCATGGTCAGGGGCGTCTACAACTAG
- the LOC117570881 gene encoding muscarinic acetylcholine receptor DM1 isoform X3, protein MLKGSLQPLLLFVVLIVVVVTVAVAVAVPVVACQLCTSMNVMRDNYSMGGSVSGVRPPSIMLADVSPTPMRPPLNSISQMQEMNAVGNGSGVGGGGGGNGNGNVNANANGIGNVHSNLNSNVNGNVNINISINGSNNVNPAVGGNSSNINMNNGGATAVGCNNPNLSSLRDSRTLPVDNRIASRSVSQDSVYTILIRLPPDGTSGSHSSNTAQGGGGVGNVASHADCAPSIKMIHEDVSSVGVAGSGVGGVGGGGMVTTAPPPTRRPLPSRDSEFSLPLGRRMSHAPQDVRLLNAKVIPKQLGKAGAQHALLNARNAAKKKKKSQEKRQESKAAKTLSAILLSFIITWTPYNILVLIKPLTTCSDCIPTELWDFFYALCYINSTINPMCYALCNASFRRTYIRILTCKWHTRNREGMVRGVYN, encoded by the exons atgttAAAGGGCAGTTTGCAACCGCTGctcctttttgttgttttgattgttgtggttgtgactgtggctgtggctgtggctgtccCTGTGGTAGCCTGTCAACT ATGCACCTCGATGAACGTTATGCGGGATAACTACTCGATGGGCGGCAGTGTCAGTGGAGTGAGGCCACCGAGCATAATGCTGGCGGATGTGTCGCCGACACCGATGCGTCCGCCACTCAATTCCATTTCGCAAATGCAGGAGATGAATGCGGTCGGCAATGGCAGCGGTGTTGggggcggtggcggtggcaacggGAACGGGAACGTCAACGCCAATGCCAATGGGATAGGCAATGTGCACAGCAACCTGAACAGCAACGTCAATGGCAACGTCAACATTAATATCAGCatcaatggcagcaacaatgtCAATCCCGCTGTCGGcggcaatagcagcaacatcaacatgaaCAACGGAGGCGCCACCGCGGTGGGCTGCAACAATCCCAATCTGAGCTCGTTGCGCGACTCGCGTACGCTGCCCGTGGACAACCGCATCGCTTCGCGCTCCGTCAGCCAGGACTCTGTCTATACAATACTCATTAGACTGCCGCCAGATGGAACCAGTGGCtcccacagcagcaacacggCTCAAGGTGGCGGCGGAGTTGGGAATGTCGCCAGCCACGCGGACTGCGCGCCATCCATCAAGATGATACACGAGGATGTCTCgagtgtgggcgtggctggcaGCGGTGTCGGTGGCGTGGGGGGCGGTGGCATGGTTACAACAGCGCCACCGCCAACGAGGCGACCTTTGCCCTCCCGCGACTCGGAATTCAGTTTACCACTGGGAAGGCGAATGTCGCATGCACCGCAGGATGTGCGACTGCTCAACGCCAAGGTTATACCCAAGCAGTTGGGCAAGGCGGGTGCGCAGCATGCGTTGCTGAATGCTCGGAATGcagcgaagaagaagaaaaagtcgCAGGAAAAGCGCCAGGAATCGAAAGCGGCCAAAACACTGTCGGCCATTCTGCTGAGCTTCATCATCACGTGGACGCCGTACAACATTCTGGTGCTGATCAAACCGTTGACCACCTGCTCGGACTGCATTCCCACCGAGCTGTGGGACTTCTTCTACGCCCTGTGCTACATCAACTCGACCATCAATCCCATGTGCTATGCCCTGTGCAACGCCTCGTTTCGTCGCACCTACATTCGTATTCTCACCTGCAAGTGGCACACTCGCAATCGCGAGGGCATGGTCAGGGGCGTCTACAACTAG
- the LOC117568826 gene encoding serum response factor homolog → MDPARGDSRYNLNYSMSSIGLSLADQADIYGNPAVAALGARPPSGGLLQNMGGGGGGVGLAMQRPNPAAAAAAVQQQQQQQQQQCQTLGNSQTHSPQHQQQQQQQQQQQQQQQQQQQQQQQQQSRGLKRSGSDCYEDHRSSGGGMTLQGLESCAAGSVAVAGVDVDGVDGYNALPNKKSPPANGKKTKGRVKIKMEYIDNKLRRYTTFSKRKTGIMKKAYELSTLTGTQVMLLVASETGHVYTFATRKLQPMITSEAGKQLIQTCLNSPDPPSVGGGDQRMSATGFEETELSYNIADEDSKDDRSPTSSGNESDDSSDVEMPSTAADAEAVKSGPLELKCEPTASCSSATVATTVGPKPMPIALNYQTETGPSTSTAALTAASVAAGSSGLTAATSSDNNKYVYPATSFANIPPDMLRQLIQAGQLQVHAEEDGNQYVTIPLSSTAASYIKGKSATAANTVNTNPNPKSEKSADKTLSIKQEYD, encoded by the exons ATGGATCCAGCGCGCGGTGACTCGCGCTATAACCTAAACTACTCGATGAGTAGTATAGGTTTGAGTCTCGCCGATCAGGCGGACATCTACGGCAATCCCGCTGTGGCGGCGCTTGGCGCCCGACCACCCAGCGGCGGCTTGCTGCAGAACAtgggcggcggcggcggaggCGTTGGTCTCGCCATGCAACGGCCCAAtccggcggcagcagcagcggcggtgcagcaacagcagcagcaacaacagcaacagtgccAAACTCTGGGCAACAGCCAAACGCACAGTcctcaacatcaacagcaacagcagcagcagcagcaacaacagcagcaacaacaacagcaacaacaacaacagcagcagcaacaatcgcGCGGACTGAAACGCAGCGGCAGCGATTGCTATGAAGATCACCGATCAAGCGGTGGCGGCATGACGTTGCAGGGGTTGGAGAGCTGCGCTGCAGGCAGcgtcgctgttgctggcgTCGACGTTGACGGCGTCGATGGCTACAATGCGCTGCCCAATAAGAAATCACCGCccgcaaatggcaaaaagacAAAGGGACGCgtcaaaatcaaaatggaaTACATTGACAATAAGCTGCGTCGCTACACAACGTTCTCGAAGCGCAAGACGGGCATCATGAAGAAg GCCTACGAACTGTCGACGCTGACTGGCACCCAGGTGATGTTGCTGGTGGCCAGCGAGACGGGTCATGTGTACACATTTGCCACGCGCAAGCTGCAGCCGATGATCACCTCGGAGGCGGGTAAGCAGCTCATACAGACGTGCCTCAACTCGCCGGATCCGCCCAGCGTCGGTGGCGGCGATCAGCGCATGTCCGCCACGGGCTTCGAGGAGACGGAGCTCAGCTACAACATCGCCGACGAGGACTCCAAA GATGATCGATCGCCAACATCTTCGGGAAATGAGTCCGATGATTCGTCGGATGTGGAGATGCCGAGCACGGCGGCAGATGCGGAGGCTGTTAAATCTGGGCCTCTTGAACTTAAGTGTGAGCCAACAGCGAGCTGCTCCTCAGCGACAGTCGCGACGACTGTTGGCCCCAAGCCAATGCCAATAGCATTGAATTATCAGACTGAGACTGGACCATCCACATCCACAGCAGCACTGACAGCAGCATCAGTGGCAGCGGGAAGCAGCGGACTAACTGCAGCCACGTCGtctgataataataaatacgttTATCCAGCGACATCGTTTGCCAACATACCTCCCGATATGCTGCGTCAGCTGATCCAAGCGGGCCAGTTGCAAGTCCATGCCGAAGAGG ATGGCAACCAATATGTGACTATACCGCTGAGCTCCACAGCCGCCAGCTACATCAAGGGCAAGTCCGCAACGGCTGCGAACACAGTGAACACCAATCCCAACCCGAAGTCTGAGAAGAGTGCCGATAAAACTCTGTCCATCAAACAGGAGTACGATTAG
- the LOC117570881 gene encoding muscarinic acetylcholine receptor DM1 isoform X2, translating into MEPVMSLALAAHGPPSILEPLFKTVTTSTTTTTTTTAAPTSSSSSSPTLSPTTGSTLLTAILENLTSTAASGLYDPYGNQTNSTLGFETKGPRYSLASMVVMGFVAAILSTLTVAGNVMVMISFKIDKQLQTISNYFLFSLAIADFAIGAISMPLFAVTTILGYWPLGPHVCDTWLALDYLASNASVLNLLIISFDRYFSVTRPLTYRAKRTTNKAAVMIGAAWGISLLLWPPWIYSWPYIEGKRTVPKDECYIQFIETNHYITFGTAIAAFYFPVTIMCFLYFRIWRETKKRQKDLPNLQAGKKDSSKRSNSSDENTVVNHTAGGLLAFAQLGGNDHDTWRRPRSESSADAESVYMTNMVIDSGYHGMHSRKSSIKSTNTIKKSYSCLGSVKEWCIAWWHSGREDSDDFAYEPEEPSDLGCTSMNVMRDNYSMGGSVSGVRPPSIMLADVSPTPMRPPLNSISQMQEMNAVGNGSGVGGGGGGNGNGNVNANANGIGNVHSNLNSNVNGNVNINISINGSNNVNPAVGGNSSNINMNNGGATAVGCNNPNLSSLRDSRTLPVDNRIASRSVSQDSVYTILIRLPPDGTSGSHSSNTAQGGGGVGNVASHADCAPSIKMIHEDVSSVGVAGSGVGGVGGGGMVTTAPPPTRRPLPSRDSEFSLPLGRRMSHAPQDVRLLNAKVIPKQLGKAGAQHALLNARNAAKKKKKSQEKRQESKAAKTLSAILLSFIITWTPYNILVLIKPLTTCSDCIPTELWDFFYALCYINSTINPMCYALCNASFRRTYIRILTCKWHTRNREGMVRGVYN; encoded by the exons ATGGAGCCCGTTATGAGCTTGGCATTGGCTGCCCATGGCCCGCCCAGCATACTGGAGCCGTTGTTTAAAACCGTCACTACGagcacaaccacaacaacgaccACCACAGCTGCAccgacgagcagcagcagcagcagccccaCATTGAGCCCCACCACTGGCAGTACGCTGCTGACGGCAATCCTAGAGAATCTGACGTCGACAGCGGCCAGCGGTCTTTATGATCCGTATGGCAATCAGACGAACAGCACGCTGGGATTTGAGACGAAGGGGCCGAGGTACTCGCTGGCCTCGATGGTGGTAATGGGTTTCGTAGCGGCGATTCTGAGCACGTTGACAGTTGCTGGCAATGTTATGGTGATGATCTCGTTCAAGATCGACAAGCAGCTACAGACGATAAGCAATTACTTCCTCTTCTCGCTGGCCATAGCGGACTTTGCGATTGGCGCCATTTCGATGCCGCTCTTTGCGGTGACCACAATACTGGGCTATTGGCCACTGGGGCCGCATGTCTGCGACACTTGGCTGGCCCTCGACTATTTGGCTTCGAATGCCTCCGTGTTGAACCTGTTGATAATCAGTTTCGATCGATACTTTAGTGTCACACGGCCGCTGACCTATCGCGCCAAGCGCACGACCAACAAAGCGGCTGTGATGATTGGTGCCGCATGGGGCATCAGTTTGTTGCTGTGGCCGCCCTGGATCTACAGTTGGCCCTACATTGAGGGCAAGCGTACGGTGCCGAAGGACGAGTGTTACATTCAGTTCATTGAGACAAATCATTATATTACATTTGGCACTGCGATTGCCGCATTCTATTTTCCTGTGACGATCATGTGCTTTCTCTACTTTCGCATTTGGCGCGAGACGAAGAAGCGGCAAAAGGATTTGCCCAATCTGCAGGCGGGCAAAAAGGATTCAAGCAAACGTTCCAACAGCAG tGATGAGAACACAGTGGTCAATCACACTGCTGGTGGCTTGCTAGCCTTTGCCCAGCTGGGAGGTAATGATCACGATACCTGGCGGCGTCCACGCTCCGAGAGCTCGGCGGATGCGGAAAGCGTTTACATGACCAACATGGTCATCGATTCGGGCTATCATGGCATGCATTCCCGCAAGTCAAGC ATCAAGAGCACGAACACAATCAAAAAGTCATACTCATGTCTTGGCAGTGTGAAGGAGTGGTGTATTGCGTGGTGGCATTCGGGACGCGAGGACTCCGATGACTTTGCCTACGAGCCGGAGGAGCCATCTGATTTAGG ATGCACCTCGATGAACGTTATGCGGGATAACTACTCGATGGGCGGCAGTGTCAGTGGAGTGAGGCCACCGAGCATAATGCTGGCGGATGTGTCGCCGACACCGATGCGTCCGCCACTCAATTCCATTTCGCAAATGCAGGAGATGAATGCGGTCGGCAATGGCAGCGGTGTTGggggcggtggcggtggcaacggGAACGGGAACGTCAACGCCAATGCCAATGGGATAGGCAATGTGCACAGCAACCTGAACAGCAACGTCAATGGCAACGTCAACATTAATATCAGCatcaatggcagcaacaatgtCAATCCCGCTGTCGGcggcaatagcagcaacatcaacatgaaCAACGGAGGCGCCACCGCGGTGGGCTGCAACAATCCCAATCTGAGCTCGTTGCGCGACTCGCGTACGCTGCCCGTGGACAACCGCATCGCTTCGCGCTCCGTCAGCCAGGACTCTGTCTATACAATACTCATTAGACTGCCGCCAGATGGAACCAGTGGCtcccacagcagcaacacggCTCAAGGTGGCGGCGGAGTTGGGAATGTCGCCAGCCACGCGGACTGCGCGCCATCCATCAAGATGATACACGAGGATGTCTCgagtgtgggcgtggctggcaGCGGTGTCGGTGGCGTGGGGGGCGGTGGCATGGTTACAACAGCGCCACCGCCAACGAGGCGACCTTTGCCCTCCCGCGACTCGGAATTCAGTTTACCACTGGGAAGGCGAATGTCGCATGCACCGCAGGATGTGCGACTGCTCAACGCCAAGGTTATACCCAAGCAGTTGGGCAAGGCGGGTGCGCAGCATGCGTTGCTGAATGCTCGGAATGcagcgaagaagaagaaaaagtcgCAGGAAAAGCGCCAGGAATCGAAAGCGGCCAAAACACTGTCGGCCATTCTGCTGAGCTTCATCATCACGTGGACGCCGTACAACATTCTGGTGCTGATCAAACCGTTGACCACCTGCTCGGACTGCATTCCCACCGAGCTGTGGGACTTCTTCTACGCCCTGTGCTACATCAACTCGACCATCAATCCCATGTGCTATGCCCTGTGCAACGCCTCGTTTCGTCGCACCTACATTCGTATTCTCACCTGCAAGTGGCACACTCGCAATCGCGAGGGCATGGTCAGGGGCGTCTACAACTAG